The genome window GCGTGTGATTCAAACGAAAAAGCCCCGCTCAATCGAGCGGGGCTTTGAAAATGATTTTTTACTCAAAAACGAGCAAACTACACACCTGCTTTGGCCGCATCAAAGGCCTCGACTGCACATTTCGCGCAGGTCTCGCGGATGCCAGCAAAGAAGTCATTGCCCTTGTCATCCACTAGGATGTAAGCAGGAAAATCTTCCACATCGATCTTCCAGACCGCTTCCATACCGAGTTCAGGATACTCCAGCACTTCGACATTTTTAATGTTATACTCAGCAAGCAAGGCTGCTGGGCCACCAATCGAACCGAGATAGAACCCACCGTGTTTGTGGCAGGCGTCCGTCACTTGCTGCGAGCGATTGCCCTTAGCAAGCATGATCATCGAGCCACCTTCCGCTTGGAATGGTCCCACATACGAATCCATACGACCCGCAGTCGTTGGGCCGAATGAACCAGACGGTTTGCCCGCAGGTGTCTTCGCAGGGCCTGCATAATAAACCGGGTGGTTCTTAATGTATTCCGGCAAGCCTTCGCCACGGTCAATACGCTCCTGCAACTTGGCATGCGCAATATCACGGGCAACAACGATGGTGCCCGAGAGCGACAACGGAGTGGTTACTGGATATTTACTCAATTCAGCAAGGATATCAGCCATCGGACGATTCAAATCAATCTTCACAGGCTCCTTCGGCTTCGCGATCTCCGCAGAGTCCGGAATGAAGCGACCTGGATTCTCTTCCAACTTCTCCAGCCAGACGCCGTCCTTGTCGATACGTCCCTTCACATTGCGGTCCGCCGAGCATGAGACACCGATACCGACCGGGCACGAAGCACCGTGACGCGGCAAGCGCACCACACGCACATCGAGTGCAAAATATTTACCGCCAAACTGTGCACCGTAGCCCATCTTGCGTGTAAATCCGAGTAGCTTTGCTTCCAGTTCGAGATCACGGAACGCTTGGCCGTGCTCGTTTCCTTCAGTCGGCAACTCGTCGTAGTATTTGGTCGAAGCCAGCTTCACAGTCTTCATCGTGGTCTCAACAGAGGTGCCACCAATGACGATCGCGATGTGATACGGAGGGCAAGCGGACGTGCCCAGTGTGCCCATCTTCTCGATGCAGAATTTCTCGAGGCTGGCTGGATTTAGCAGCGCCTTGGTTTCTTGGAAGAGGAAAGTCTTATTGGCTGATCCCCCACCCTTCGCGACGAAGAGGAAGTCATAGGAGTCGCCATTGGTCGCGAGCAAATCGATCTGTGCGGGCAAGTTGCAACCAGTGTTCTTCTCTTCATACATGGAGAGCGCCACTGTCTGCGAATAACGGAGATTCTCCTTCGTGTAAGTATTGTAAACACCTTGCGAGAGCGCTTCCTCATCTTCGCTGCCGGTCCAGACGCGCTGGCCTTTCTTACCGAGAATGATCGCAGTGCCAGTATCCTGACAGAATGGCAACACACCGTGCGCCGCAACTTCTGCATTACGCAGCATCGTCAACGCGATCGTGCGGTCATTTTCAGTCGCTTCCGGATCGTCGAGGATCGCAGCCACCTTCTCGAGGTGCTCCGTGCGCAGCTTGAAGGAGATCTCCTTCATCGCAGTCTCCGACAAATAAGTCAGCGCTTTCGGATCGACCTTCAGAATGCTTTCACCGTCGA of Lentimonas sp. CC4 contains these proteins:
- a CDS encoding fumarate hydratase, which produces MAKPPPPFHYQKQFPLGKGQTEYRLLTDEFVKTVDFDGESILKVDPKALTYLSETAMKEISFKLRTEHLEKVAAILDDPEATENDRTIALTMLRNAEVAAHGVLPFCQDTGTAIILGKKGQRVWTGSEDEEALSQGVYNTYTKENLRYSQTVALSMYEEKNTGCNLPAQIDLLATNGDSYDFLFVAKGGGSANKTFLFQETKALLNPASLEKFCIEKMGTLGTSACPPYHIAIVIGGTSVETTMKTVKLASTKYYDELPTEGNEHGQAFRDLELEAKLLGFTRKMGYGAQFGGKYFALDVRVVRLPRHGASCPVGIGVSCSADRNVKGRIDKDGVWLEKLEENPGRFIPDSAEIAKPKEPVKIDLNRPMADILAELSKYPVTTPLSLSGTIVVARDIAHAKLQERIDRGEGLPEYIKNHPVYYAGPAKTPAGKPSGSFGPTTAGRMDSYVGPFQAEGGSMIMLAKGNRSQQVTDACHKHGGFYLGSIGGPAALLAEYNIKNVEVLEYPELGMEAVWKIDVEDFPAYILVDDKGNDFFAGIRETCAKCAVEAFDAAKAGV